A region of the Myxococcota bacterium genome:
CGCGCGACCTGTCGCCCACCGGCGAGGATGGGCGGTTTCGAGCACGCCTGCTCGTCGCCAGCAGCCTGTTGGCTTCCTTGTCGGGCGTGGTCTGCTTCGTGCTCTTCCACGCCATCGGCGCCGGCACCCAGGCCTGGTACTGCCTCGCCGGAGGCGCCAGCGTTCTCGTCGCGATTCCGATCCTCCAGCTGACCCGTCGCCTCGACTGGGCGGGACACGCCCTGCTGTTCGTGGCGATCGCGGCCATCGAGCTCACGCCGACGCCGGCACCGGACCATCCGCGCATCGGAATCGCCCTCTGCGGCATCGGCTTCGCGGCGGCCCACCTGCTCGGACCGCGCGCCGGACTCGCCTGGACCGCGGTCGCGGTCGCGCTGGCCTCGTGGAATGCGATCGCCATCCAGGATCCCCGCTTCCTCCCGCCCGCCTGGAACACGCCCGTCGTCGCCGCCTTCCTCGGAGCCGGAGCGGCCATGATCGAGGCATCGCGGCGACGGGCCCTCGACCAGGCCTCGCGGGAGCAACGCCGGCTGCGCGTGCTGGGCGACGCCGCCTTCCACTGGATCCTCGAAGCGCAGGACGAGATCCTCACCTACGTGAGCCCCTCGGTGGCCGGTGCGCTCGGCCGCACACCCGAAGCGCTCGTCGGCCTGCCGATGCTCGACTTCGTCCATCCCGAAGAGACCGTTCCCCTGCGGCAGGTGCTCCGCGACGAAGCGCCCGACGGTTTTCGGGTCGAGCACCGGGCGCTGCACGCCGACGGCAGCTGGCTCTGGTGCGAGAGCTACGCGATCCCCCACCCCGAACCCGAGAGCGCCCACCATTGGATCATCGCGTGTCGCAACATCGAGCGGGAGCGCAGCGAGCGCGATCGCACCCAGCGTGCCGAAACCCTCGAGGGCATCGGCGTGCTCGCCGCCGGCGTCGCCCACGACTTCAACAACGTGCTCACCGCGATCGCGGGCCACGCCCAGATGCTTCCGCAGGACGAGGACCGCGACGAGATCCTGAAGGCCACCGACCGGGCCTCCCACCTGACGCAGCAGCTGCTCGCCTTCGGACG
Encoded here:
- a CDS encoding ATP-binding protein, with translation MKGWGLKSFWDRIDRWVPRDLSPTGEDGRFRARLLVASSLLASLSGVVCFVLFHAIGAGTQAWYCLAGGASVLVAIPILQLTRRLDWAGHALLFVAIAAIELTPTPAPDHPRIGIALCGIGFAAAHLLGPRAGLAWTAVAVALASWNAIAIQDPRFLPPAWNTPVVAAFLGAGAAMIEASRRRALDQASREQRRLRVLGDAAFHWILEAQDEILTYVSPSVAGALGRTPEALVGLPMLDFVHPEETVPLRQVLRDEAPDGFRVEHRALHADGSWLWCESYAIPHPEPESAHHWIIACRNIERERSERDRTQRAETLEGIGVLAAGVAHDFNNVLTAIAGHAQMLPQDEDRDEILKATDRASHLTQQLLAFGREQPVESTTFDVRDVFRDLHRMIGSFTREEVELEVDSGHEPCWVHGHRRSLEQVLLNLVYNARDAIARRGSITLRAGVEPCRTRVRIEVRDDGQGMPETIRRRAFDPFFTTKDVGRGNGLGLASAHGLVRQLGGEIELRSEPGEGTTAIVQLPCAAAPVAKQHEAVARALPSTGTGRVLIAEDDDTIRALIARALRGAGYGVVTARDGLEALARLEAHDERIDLLITDVVMPQLRGSEVAQRVREIRPVLPILFISGYDNDELGGWKDRADGIAFLAKPFSIAALLDKTARLFASAATPPTRAPSRRAQPGRLPPARSQRPTTSSASRGL